The Toxorhynchites rutilus septentrionalis strain SRP chromosome 3, ASM2978413v1, whole genome shotgun sequence genome includes a region encoding these proteins:
- the LOC129776183 gene encoding prostatic acid phosphatase-like, whose amino-acid sequence MFIFRCGSSSCPLLLSFLFVVVLSVVPVRSQPEPQKEGKLLFAQALYRHGDRTPLEPYPNDPWKDPSHWTTEWGQLTNTGKQRHLELGRWLRNRYRELLSATYSKDDIYVRSTDIDRTIMSAQANLAGLYPPVGADVWDSTIQWQPIPVHTVPVELDTLLQTSKFCPAFEQVLKQHERSVEFQAYNQSLESLYRYLTTHTGSIVNSPTSIQSLHSNLHIEELHNFTLPEWTWKVYPQPLWEISARAYAMETNTTPLARFKVGPLIKELLTRFEKKLHKKLTPNRSLWVYSVHDITIVNLLNGLRLFDLHNPPFAACLMLELRQPSSGKPYISIYYKNTTAEPEALEIPNCGTRCPLHRMFKVYEDVIPGDWDRECQVSLSNAESNVNETFGNMVYIVAISSITIIVVMLLVLVVYWKQVSGYHNDRWYLCIDGS is encoded by the coding sequence ATGTTCATATTCCGATGTGGCAGCAGCAGCTGTCCGCTGCTGCTTTCTTTCCTATTTGTGGTGGTACTCAGTGTTGTTCCTGTTCGATCCCAGCCAGAGCCCCAGAAGGAAGGAAAACTACTCTTCGCACAAGCATTATATCGCCACGGGGATCGGACACCTCTCGAGCCGTACCCTAATGACCCTTGGAAGGATCCTAGCCATTGGACGACCGAATGGGGTCAATTAACAAACACAGGAAAACAGCGCCATCTAGAGCTCGGACGATGGCTGCGTAATCGATACCGCGAGCTGCTGAGCGCAACCTACTCGAAAGATGACATCTACGTACGCTCCACCGACATCGATAGGACCATAATGAGTGCCCAGGCTAACCTTGCCGGGTTGTATCCCCCGGTAGGTGCCGATGTGTGGGACTCCACTATCCAGTGGCAACCGATTCCAGTGCATACCGTTCCAGTAGAGTTGGATACGCTTCTACAAACGTCGAAGTTTTGTCCCGCATTCGAGCAAGTACTCAAGCAGCATGAACGATCGGTCGAATTCCAAGCGTACAATCAATCACTTGAGTCACTGTATCGGTATTTAACAACCCATACAGGTAGTATTGTCAACTCCCCGACGTCTATCCAGAGCCTTCACAGCAATTTGCACATTGAGGAACTGCACAATTTCACCCTGCCAGAATGGACCTGGAAGGTCTACCCGCAGCCACTATGGGAAATCTCTGCTCGCGCATATGCAATGGAAACCAACACTACTCCACTGGCGCGGTTTAAAGTTGGTCCACTCATCAAGGAACTGCTCACACGATTCGAGAAGAAACTCCACAAAAAACTAACCCCAAATCGTTCACTTTGGGTCTACAGCGTACATGATATTACGATAGTGAACCTCCTGAACGGTTTACGCCTCTTCGATCTCCACAATCCTCCGTTCGCTGCATGCCTTATGCTAGAACTGCGTCAGCCATCATCCGGCAAACCGTACATTTCAATCTACTACAAAAACACCACCGCAGAACCCGAGGCTTTGGAAATTCCCAACTGCGGCACACGATGCCCCCTCCACCGAATGTTCAAAGTGTACGAGGACGTTATCCCGGGCGATTGGGACCGTGAGTGCCAAGTATCGCTGTCCAACGCCGAGTCAAATGTCAATGAAACATTTGGAAACATGGTATATATTGTGGCTATATCGTCAATTACCATCATTGTGGTAATGCTGCTGGTGCTGGTGGTGTACTGGAAACAAGTCAGTGGATATCACAACGATAGATGGTACCTGTGCATCGATGGATCGTGA